Proteins encoded within one genomic window of Haematobia irritans isolate KBUSLIRL chromosome 5, ASM5000362v1, whole genome shotgun sequence:
- the LOC142240968 gene encoding uncharacterized protein LOC142240968: MESKDDVRAKDILENTIKVDGRFQAKLLWKGENISLPDSYNMSINRLRNTERKMDKDIEFGAAYKEIINSYICKGYVLKLSHPEIVADHPRKWYLPHFGVANPNKPGKLRIVFDAAATVEGVSLNSQLLKGPQQYRPLPPVLFNFRIGVVGVCGDIREMFHQILVAPEDRAPQRFLWRNQKDDLPIFEMMVMTFGAACSPCVAQNVKEKNALQYKEKYPRAVKSILDHHYVDDFVDSFASSEKAIEVSKQVCEIHAHAGFELRNFSSNSPEVVLALSGKLGEPVNFNTGPEEFQSEKVLGMYWQPKDDTFKFRIKCHKVNTDVLEGRRWPTKRELLSVVMSIFGPLGFLSNFLISAKLLMREVWRHDIRWDETIPETLVATWNSWREDLQNLKVVSIPRCYFKTNTPLQLELHVFVDASENAFGAVSYWRSISADRNISVSFVAAKTKCAPLKVMAIPRLELQAAVMGTRLLDTIMQEHALKVCRFVCWSDSTTVLSWIGSSNRRYKPFVAHSVTEILAPTSPTNWRWVPTNLNVADQTTRMKHKVDFDFNSRWFKGPEFLYENESSWPKATTKDTLGPFEEELPPKVIVLTGSTSIFDYSRFSSFLTLKRTVAWVLRFSKRCRKRKHPNEQNGLKADELKSAEMLICREAQKDKFLQEINILKNNEKLQKGSELYKLCPYIAKNSLLRVYGRISAASWLPLESRHPIILPSSHPVTELYVTYIHNKMKHQNFEATIGEIRRRFWIPRLRNVLRKCIANCYFCRFRQVEPIPPLMGSLPEDRVTPYVRPFETFRNCFRPFYRCLYYCH; the protein is encoded by the coding sequence atggagtCCAAAGACGACGTTCGGGCTAAAGATATTTTGGAAAACACAATTAAAGTTGATGGGCGTTTTCAGGCAAAACTTCTGTGGAAAGGTGAAAACATATCTCTACCTGATAGTTATAACATGTCTATAAACAGATTGAGAAACACTGAGAGAAAAATGGATAAGGATATAGAATTTGGTGCTGCGTATAAAGAAATCATAAATAGCTATATTTGTAAAGGGTATGTACTAAAATTGTCGCATCCAGAAATTGTTGCAGATCACCCAAGAAAATGGTACTTGCCCCACTTTGGCGTTGCCAACCCAAATAAACCGGGAAAATTACGCATAGTTTTTGATGCAGCAGCAACTGTTGAAGGGGTGTCATTAAATTCCCAGTTGTTAAAAGGGCCTCAACAATATAGACCGTTGCCTcctgttttgtttaattttcgtATTGGAGTTGTTGGTGTGTGTGGGGACATCCGGGAGATGTTCCACCAAATACTAGTTGCGCCAGAGGACAGAGCCCCTCAACGCTTTCTCTGGAGGAACCAAAAAGACGATTTACCGATTTTTGAGATGATGGTGATGACTTTCGGTGCAGCTTGCTCCCCTTGTGTGGCTCAAAatgtgaaggaaaaaaatgcCTTACAATATAAAGAGAAATACCCTCGAGCAGTAAAGTCAATTTTGGATCATCATTATGTAGATGACTTTGTCGATAGTTTTGCATCATCAGAAAAGGCTATTGAAGTATCGAAACAAGTTTGTGAAATACATGCGCACGCTGGATTTGAACTTcgtaatttttcatcaaattcTCCCGAAGTTGTTTTGGCTCTGAGTGGAAAACTGGGCGAACCAGTTAATTTTAATACAGGACCTGAAGAATTTCAATCTGAGAAAGTGCTGGGTATGTATTGGCAACCGAAAGATGACACCtttaaatttcgaataaaatgtCATAAGGTAAACACAGATGTATTGGAAGGTCGACGGTGGCCAACAAAACGAGAGCTATTAAGTGTAGTGATGTCAATATTTGGCCCATTGGGctttttaagcaattttttaATATCGGCAAAGTTGTTGATGCGAGAGGTTTGGAGGCATGACATACGTTGGGACGAAACTATACCCGAAACTTTGGTGGCAACATGGAACAGCTGGAGGGAAGATTTACAAAATCTTAAAGTGGTCAGTATACCCAGATGTTATTTCAAAACAAATACTCCGCTCCAACTTGAATTGCATGTCTTCGTCGACGCCAGCGAGAATGCTTTCGGCGCTGTCTCATACTGGAGATCGATATCGGCTGATAGGAATATTTCAGTATCGTTTGTTGCCGCTAAAACGAAATGTGCACCATTAAAAGTCATGGCAATACCTCGATTAGAGCTCCAGGCAGCCGTGATGGGAAcccggttgttagatactataaTGCAAGAACATGCCTTGAAAGTTTGCCGGTTTGTATGTTGGAGTGACTCAACTACGGTTCTAAGTTGGATTGGTTCCTCAAATCGGAGGTATAAACCATTTGTCGCCCATAGTGTTACAGAAATTTTAGCGCCAACAAGTCCTACAAACTGGAGATGGGTACCCACAAATCTCAATGTAGCCGATCAGACTACAAGAATGAAACATAAGGTGGACTTTGATTTCAATTCCCGCTGGTTTAAGGGgcctgaatttttatatgaaaacgaaTCTTCCTGGCCGAAAGCCACTACGAAAGATACGCTTGGACCGTTCGAAGAAGAATTGCCACCAAAGGTCATCGTTTTAACAGGTAGCACTTCAATTTTTGATTATAGCCGTTTCTCGTCGTTTTTAACATTAAAAAGGACTGTTGCTTGGGTGTTGCGATTTTCAAAACGTTGCAGGAAAAGGAAACACCCTAATGAACAAAACGGATTGAAAGCTGATGAGCTGAAAAGTGCTGAGATGTTGATTTGCCGTGAAGCACAaaaggacaaatttttgcaagaaataaatattttgaaaaataacgaAAAGTTACAAAAGGGCAGCGAGTTGTATAAATTATGCCCTTATATTGCCAAAAATTCTTTGCTTCGTGTTTATGGCCGAATATCTGCTGCCAGCTGGTTGCCATTAGAATCTAGACATCCAATAATATTACCATCATCTCATCCAGTTACAGAATTGTATGTGACCTATATACACAACAAAATGAAACATCAAAACTTCGAGGCGACGATAGGAGAAATAAGAAGACGCTTTTGGATTCCACGACTCAGAAATGTTCTGCGTAAGTGTATAgccaattgttatttttgcagatTTCGCCAGGTTGAGCCAATTCCACCATTAATGGGTTCTTTGCCTGAAGATCGCGTCACGCCATATGTGAGACCTTTCGAAACCTTTAGAAATTGCTTTCGACCTTTCTACCGATGCTTGTATTATTGCCATTAG
- the LOC142239815 gene encoding uncharacterized protein LOC142239815: MNVSNRWDEVRKLKLCFSCLDSGHTSRSCRRRKLCPIDGCQKKHNKLLHFQEVSIEEKRQTAMTSNVANDDSTQAEAVLSCVKSVGKDVLLFRVVPIVLYGPNKRVETYALFDEGSSVTMMDSSLVKELGVQSRNSKLNLQWYAGNSSHENASVVNLHVSGIALIWI, encoded by the exons ATGAATGTTTCTAATCGATGGGATGAAGTTAGAAAGCTGAAGTTGTGTTTTTCTTGTTTGGATAGTGGACACACCAGTCGCAGCTGCCGTCGACGTAAACTATGCCCTATCGACGGCTGCCAAAAAAAGCACAATAAACTTTTACATTTCCAAGAAGTGAGTATTGAAGAGAAGAGGCAAACGGCTATGACTTCAAACGTTGCCAATGATGACTCGACTCAAGCCGAAGCTGTTCTCAGTTGTGTTAAAAGTGTCGGAAAAGATGTACTCTTGTTCAGGGTTGTACCAATCGTATTGTATGGCCCAAATAAACGAGTTGAAACCTATGCGTTATTCGACGAGGGTTCATCAGTCACGATGATGGACAGTTCTTTGGTTAAAGAACTGGGCGTCCAATCACGAAACAGTAAACTCAATCTTCAATGGTATGCTGGAAATTCCTCCCATGAAAATGCATCGGTTGTTAATCTTCACGTGAGTGGAATTG CTTTAATATGGATCTAA
- the LOC142239816 gene encoding E3 SUMO-protein ligase ZBED1-like yields MEKFLKRSKDSCENDSDGESDCEILPSTSKLARKRNSSVWLYFRKSTDGKFAECKTCKKMYKTSGNTSNLLDHLKRAHPTYQENTDTANTIDVYFKKNEFYDSNSERKKELDNALTVMIATDIQPFSIVDDIGFREFVKCLDHRYEVPCRAQLQKVHMVNLYSDLKTKLENVLGKVEYCAITTDCWTSRGNEGYITVTCHFLTDNFSLKSAVLSTRKLLEVTNHSASNIAASLRAILDEWNIFNKVTYIVTDNASSMIKACDILQKKHLPCFAHTVNLLVQDCLSEGNLKELFAKCKKIVSYFKSSTIAYEKFKAAQGNEKTYSLVQEVPTRWNSAYKMIERILLTSDSIAAVLLSTPKAPLPLTADEIEILKDVKQLLSLFDTATVQTSSSSTVTISLIIPIVCGLFENLEDLKGKLKTTEGFDTYLLLIGKIRKRLCLYEERTAPRFGTLLDPRFKKEGFRVVSNADQATKGLENEIAGIHSVNKEYATTVIQPTSNKNPSSTNIQRYLFLGIASCLVWHPSYKFVLYWKL; encoded by the exons atggagaaatttttaaaaagatcAAAAG ATTCTTGTGAAAATGACAGCGACGGGGAAAGCGACTGCGAAATTTTACCATCAACAAGCAAATTAGCTAGGAAAAGAAATTCATCAGTATGgttatattttagaaaatccACAGATGGAAAATTTGCAGAATGTAAAACATGCAAAAAGATGTATAAAACAAGTGGAAACACGTCAAATCTTTTGGATCATTTAAAGAGAGCACATCCCACCTACCAGGAAAACACCGACACAGCAAATACAATAGATgtctactttaaaaaaaatgaattttacgaCTCCAATTCTGAGCGAAAAAAAGAACTTGACAATGCACTGACAGTGATGATAGCCACTGATATTCAACCCTTTAGCATTGTAGACGACATTGGATTTCGTGAATTTGTTAAATGTTTAGACCACCGATATGAAGTACCATGCCGTGCTCAATTGCAAAAAGTTCATATGGTAAATTTGTATTCCGATCTGAAAACAAAACTCGAAAACGTTCTCGGTAAGGTTGAGTATTGTGCTATCACCACTGATTGCTGGACATCTCGTGGAAATGAAGGATACATTACAGTAACATGCCATTTTTTAACAGACAATTTTTCTCTGAAATCTGCTGTATTATCTACAAGAAAACTTCTTGAGGTAACAAATCATTCTGCAAGCAATATTGCAGCATCATTACGTGCTATCTTGGATGAAtggaacatttttaataaagtaacttaTATTGTTACCGACAATGCAAGTTCCATGATAAAAGCTTGTGATATTCTGCAGAAAAAACATTTGCCCTGTTTTGCGCATACAGTAAATCTTTTAGTTCAAGATTGTTTATCGGAAGGCAATTTGAAAGAACTTTTTGCTAAGTGCAAGAAAATTGTTTCGTATTTTAAAAGCAGTACAATAGCTTATGAAAAGTTCAAAGCCGCTCAAGGAAATGAAAAAACGTATTCATTGGTGCAAGAAGTTCCAACACGTTGGAACAGTGCATATAAAATGATAGAGAGAATACTATTGACATCTGATTCTATTGCTGCCGTGCTACTCTCAACCCCAAAAGCCCCATTACCATTAACAGCAGATGAGATTGAGATTCTTAAAGATGTAAAGCAATTACTTTCACTTTTTGATACCGCAACAGTACAAACATCTTCAAGTTCTACTGTTACAATTTCCTTGATAATTCCGATTGTATGTGGCCTCTTTGAAAATCTTGAGGATCTTAAAGGAAAATTGAAGACAACCGAAGGTTTTGAtacttatttattattaattggaaaaattaggAAACGATTGTGCCTCTATGAAGAGAGGACGGCTCCTAGATTTGGAACTTTATTAGATCCAAGATTTAAAAAGGAGGGATTCAGAGTAGTATCAAATGCTGATCAAGCAACAAAGGGACTAGAAAATGAAATTGCTGGAATTCACAGTGTCAACAAAGAATATGCCACAACTGTCATACAACCAACATCTAACAAAAACCCTTCTTCAACAAATATCCAGCGATATCTTTTTCTAGGTATTGCCTCATGTCTAGTATGGCATCCATCCTACAAGTTCGTACTTTACTGGAAACTTTAG
- the LOC142239017 gene encoding E3 SUMO-protein ligase ZBED1-like — translation MAEFLATKVSSKVRTCRMDAILDMRQYLEKDIAGIDMNPLEYWKCIGDEATALQTCAKRYLCIPATSTESERMFSKAGQIISDRRSRLKPKNVDMLLFINKNYRTLT, via the exons atggctGAATTTCTAGCTACTAAAGTTTCCAGTAAAGTACGAACTTGTAGGATGGATGCCATACTAGACATGAGGCAATACCTAGAAAAAGATATCGCTGGAATAGATATGAATCCTCTAGAATATTGGAag TGCATTGGGGATGAGGCAACTGCTCTTCAGACGTGCGCTAAAAGATATTTGTGCATACCAGCAACATCTACCGAATCGGAAAGAATGTTCAGCAAAGCGGGGCAAATAATTTCAGACCGTAGAAGCCGATTAAAACCAAAAAACGTTGATATGTTGTTATTTATCAACAAAAACTACAGAACTTTAACATAA